A region of Nostoc sp. 'Peltigera membranacea cyanobiont' N6 DNA encodes the following proteins:
- a CDS encoding chemotaxis protein CheB — protein MSFKIVVIGTSLGGLSALKIILGKLPADFLVPIAIVQHRHKESNNTLQELLQEFTSLPIREVEDKEEILPGHIYLAPADYHLLVEPGHFALSTDEPVCYARPSIDVLFESAADVYTEQVIGVILTGANQDGMQGLKKIKARGGLAIVQEPTTAESDIMPEAAISAVTVDWILTLSNIASQMVKLCHSLRK, from the coding sequence GTGTCGTTTAAAATTGTGGTGATTGGTACTTCTTTAGGCGGATTATCAGCATTAAAAATTATTCTGGGGAAGTTACCAGCAGATTTTTTAGTGCCGATCGCGATCGTGCAACACCGTCACAAGGAATCTAACAACACACTCCAGGAGTTATTGCAAGAATTCACTTCATTACCGATTCGAGAAGTGGAAGACAAAGAAGAAATCCTACCAGGACATATCTATCTAGCTCCAGCAGACTATCACTTATTGGTTGAACCAGGTCACTTTGCTCTTTCGACTGATGAGCCAGTTTGCTATGCCAGACCATCTATTGATGTGCTGTTTGAGTCAGCAGCCGATGTCTACACCGAGCAAGTTATTGGTGTAATATTGACAGGGGCAAATCAAGATGGTATGCAAGGTCTTAAGAAAATAAAAGCGCGGGGAGGACTAGCTATCGTCCAAGAACCTACTACAGCTGAGAGCGATATTATGCCAGAAGCAGCAATTTCTGCTGTTACAGTAGACTGGATTTTGACACTCTCAAACATTGCTTCCCAAATGGTCAAGCTTTGTCACTCATTACGGAAATAA
- a CDS encoding cytochrome c oxidase subunit 3: MDSYINSDELHHTSAEHTHDEEGNKMFGFIVFLLSESVIFLSFFAGYAVYKTTTPNWLPAGVSGLEVKDPTINTVILVASSFVIYLAEKALQRHDLVKFRLFLLTTMAMGTYFLVGQAIEWNGLDFGFTTGVFGGTFYLLTGFHGLHVFTGILLQSIILVRSFIPGNYDTGHFGVNATSLFWHFVDVIWIILFILIYVWQ, from the coding sequence ATGGACAGTTATATCAATTCAGATGAATTGCATCACACAAGCGCAGAACATACGCATGACGAAGAAGGCAACAAGATGTTTGGCTTCATTGTCTTCCTCTTGTCTGAAAGTGTCATTTTCTTGAGTTTTTTCGCCGGATATGCAGTCTACAAAACAACAACCCCTAACTGGCTACCGGCTGGTGTTTCTGGGCTAGAAGTAAAAGATCCGACAATCAATACAGTAATTCTTGTCGCCAGTAGCTTTGTTATTTACTTAGCAGAAAAAGCCCTACAACGCCATGACTTAGTAAAATTTCGCCTGTTTCTCTTGACAACAATGGCGATGGGTACTTACTTTTTGGTTGGACAGGCGATTGAATGGAACGGCCTCGATTTTGGCTTCACCACCGGGGTATTTGGCGGAACATTTTACCTGCTAACAGGTTTCCACGGTTTGCACGTTTTCACCGGCATTCTATTGCAGTCAATTATTTTGGTACGTTCTTTCATCCCTGGAAACTACGATACGGGACACTTTGGCGTGAATGCAACTTCGCTGTTTTGGCACTTCGTCGATGTTATCTGGATTATTTTGTTTATCCTCATCTACGTTTGGCAGTAA
- a CDS encoding DUF2231 domain-containing protein, which yields MLEYFTSLNDHNLPYPDTVHPIVVHFVIAMVLFSFFCDVVGYFTGKSSLFEVSWWNMLVATVAIFVAIAFGQFEAGLAQPYSLAKSVLNLHTLIGWSLSGIITALTAWRYVIRARNPQKVPIYYLGAGLFLTLIVGLQVYLGDELVWVYGLHTVPVVEAVKDGLLR from the coding sequence ATGCTTGAGTATTTTACATCATTGAACGACCATAATTTGCCCTATCCAGATACGGTTCATCCCATTGTTGTCCACTTCGTAATTGCGATGGTCTTGTTTTCGTTTTTCTGTGATGTAGTTGGCTATTTTACTGGTAAATCCAGTCTTTTTGAGGTGAGTTGGTGGAATATGTTGGTTGCCACCGTCGCCATCTTCGTTGCGATCGCTTTTGGTCAGTTTGAAGCAGGTTTAGCACAACCTTACAGCCTCGCTAAATCGGTGCTGAATTTGCATACACTTATTGGTTGGTCGCTTTCGGGAATCATCACGGCGCTTACAGCTTGGCGCTATGTAATTCGTGCCCGGAACCCGCAAAAAGTACCAATTTATTATTTGGGAGCCGGACTATTTTTAACCCTAATAGTTGGCTTGCAAGTATATCTCGGAGATGAGCTTGTTTGGGTGTATGGATTGCATACCGTACCAGTTGTGGAAGCAGTAAAGGATGGTCTGTTGCGATGA
- a CDS encoding DUF2231 domain-containing protein yields the protein MNSELIDQLTGSLGANGLPYTIPIHPNLVHLTIGLFIIGMTFDIVGVLFPFQKWIFKFLAITVERQNLFDVGWYNMLAASIITFFTVAAGFYEMLLATPPGDMKSAWGLQAMQTMIWHGVGGVFLLALIVGMTIWRGWQRSVWGRQEYKQSDREVQWLYLFAGIAIMFILYIHGTLGAQLAAEFGVHNTADNLLRSHQDLNTTLK from the coding sequence ATGAACTCAGAATTAATTGACCAATTGACCGGCTCTTTAGGCGCAAACGGATTACCTTACACTATTCCCATTCATCCCAACTTAGTCCATCTGACAATAGGTTTGTTCATTATTGGGATGACCTTTGATATCGTTGGTGTTCTGTTCCCCTTCCAAAAATGGATCTTCAAATTTTTGGCAATTACCGTGGAACGTCAGAATTTATTTGATGTTGGCTGGTACAACATGTTAGCTGCCAGCATCATCACATTTTTCACGGTGGCGGCAGGCTTTTATGAAATGCTGTTGGCAACACCACCAGGCGATATGAAAAGTGCCTGGGGATTGCAGGCGATGCAAACCATGATTTGGCATGGTGTGGGTGGTGTGTTCTTATTAGCGTTGATTGTTGGTATGACCATCTGGAGAGGTTGGCAGCGCTCCGTTTGGGGCAGACAAGAATATAAACAGTCAGATAGAGAAGTGCAGTGGTTGTATCTGTTCGCAGGCATAGCAATCATGTTCATTCTGTACATCCACGGCACACTAGGAGCGCAACTAGCCGCCGAATTTGGCGTACACAATACAGCAGATAATTTGCTGCGATCGCACCAAGACCTCAACACGACACTCAAATAA
- a CDS encoding cytochrome c oxidase subunit II: MKIQKILNILTLLTGAIAVTITSLWIGQQAYSWLPPQAAAESVLIDDLISFLVTLGAFIFLGVTSTLMYSVIFHRAVKDDFTDGPPIEGNIALEVVWTAIPILLVLWIANYSYQVYEQMGIQGPSEIVHLHNPLGMESAYAEAKDAPSLAEPVEKIDVLAKQWAWVFHYPERDVTSTELHLPSDRRIRLALKSQDVLHGFYIPAFRLKQDIIPNHAIDFEFTPIRPGKYSLTDSQYSGTYFATMQANVIVESPEDYQQWLAKIATQKPSPAKNQAAAEYAQTSNQSVQTGWVTVPPAAPPLVNSPG, translated from the coding sequence ATGAAAATCCAGAAGATTTTAAATATTTTGACGCTGCTTACAGGCGCGATCGCAGTGACTATTACCAGTCTCTGGATCGGTCAGCAAGCTTACTCTTGGCTTCCCCCCCAAGCGGCAGCCGAATCCGTACTAATTGATGATTTGATTAGCTTCTTAGTAACCCTCGGTGCCTTCATCTTCTTGGGAGTAACAAGTACTCTAATGTATTCTGTGATCTTCCATCGGGCGGTCAAAGATGACTTCACTGATGGCCCTCCCATTGAAGGTAATATCGCCCTAGAAGTTGTTTGGACAGCAATTCCTATTCTTTTAGTGTTGTGGATTGCAAATTACAGCTATCAAGTTTACGAACAAATGGGAATTCAAGGCCCATCAGAAATAGTTCACCTGCATAATCCATTGGGAATGGAATCGGCTTATGCAGAAGCAAAAGATGCCCCGTCCTTAGCAGAACCCGTCGAGAAAATTGACGTACTAGCTAAACAATGGGCGTGGGTATTTCATTACCCCGAAAGAGATGTTACGAGTACCGAATTGCATTTACCTAGCGATCGCCGGATACGTTTAGCATTAAAATCGCAAGACGTTCTCCACGGCTTCTATATACCTGCATTTCGCCTCAAGCAGGATATTATTCCCAACCACGCCATCGACTTTGAATTTACTCCCATCCGCCCCGGCAAATACAGCTTGACCGATTCCCAATATAGCGGTACATACTTTGCGACGATGCAGGCGAATGTCATCGTCGAATCTCCTGAAGATTATCAGCAGTGGTTAGCCAAAATTGCAACCCAAAAGCCATCTCCAGCAAAAAATCAGGCAGCTGCTGAGTATGCCCAAACATCCAATCAATCAGTTCAAACTGGTTGGGTTACAGTTCCACCTGCTGCACCTCCTCTAGTCAATTCACCTGGTTGA
- the ctaD gene encoding cytochrome c oxidase subunit I: MTNVPIEGMLLPNEKPNHESPGNWKEYFSFSTDHKVIGIQYLVTSFFFFLVGGIFAMVMRGELMTPDSDLVDRTVYNGMFTMHGTIMLFLWTFPSLVGFANYLVPLMIGARDMAFPRLNAVAFWMVPVVGIIMMGSFFVPGGPAQAGWWSYPPVSLQNPTGNLINGQVLWLLAVAISGVSSIMGAVNFVTTIVKMRAPGMGFFKMPLFVWAVFSAQIIQLFGLPALTAGAVMLLLDLTVGTAFFDPAKGGNPVMFEHYFWFYSHPAVYVIILPIFGIFSEIFPVYSRKPLFGYKVVAVSSILIAVVSGIVWVHHMYVSGTPGWLRLIFMLTTMFVSVPTGIKVFAWVATIWGGKLRLNTPMLFALGALIMFVFAGITGIMLSSVPVDVHVNNTYFVVGHFHYVLYGTVTMGLYAAIYHWFPKMTGRMYSESWGKIHFWLAFIGTNLNFLPMHPLGLQGMLRRVASYAPEYQFWNIIASLGGFLLGMSTLPFIFNMVISWMQGEKAPNNPWRAIGLEWLVSSPPPVENFEEIPIIISEPYGYGKSEPLTANLSE; encoded by the coding sequence ATGACTAATGTTCCTATTGAAGGTATGCTTCTCCCTAATGAGAAGCCTAACCACGAATCTCCAGGTAACTGGAAAGAATACTTCAGCTTTAGTACTGACCACAAGGTAATTGGTATCCAGTATCTCGTTACCTCCTTCTTCTTCTTTCTCGTTGGCGGCATCTTTGCGATGGTGATGCGGGGAGAACTGATGACACCCGATTCCGATTTAGTCGATCGCACCGTCTATAACGGTATGTTCACCATGCACGGCACTATAATGCTGTTCTTGTGGACATTTCCCTCACTGGTTGGTTTTGCTAACTATTTAGTACCCCTGATGATTGGGGCGCGAGATATGGCATTTCCCCGCCTCAACGCCGTCGCCTTTTGGATGGTGCCAGTAGTCGGAATTATCATGATGGGTAGCTTCTTTGTCCCTGGCGGCCCAGCCCAAGCAGGTTGGTGGTCTTACCCGCCAGTCAGTCTCCAAAATCCCACAGGTAACTTGATTAATGGTCAAGTCCTCTGGTTGCTAGCCGTGGCAATATCCGGCGTATCCTCAATTATGGGGGCAGTTAACTTTGTCACCACAATCGTGAAGATGCGGGCCCCAGGCATGGGTTTCTTCAAAATGCCGTTGTTTGTCTGGGCAGTATTTAGCGCCCAAATTATCCAACTATTCGGACTACCTGCATTAACAGCTGGCGCAGTGATGCTGCTACTCGACCTCACAGTTGGTACTGCATTTTTCGACCCCGCCAAGGGTGGGAATCCAGTAATGTTTGAACATTACTTCTGGTTTTACTCCCACCCCGCTGTTTACGTGATTATTTTGCCCATCTTCGGCATTTTCTCGGAAATATTTCCAGTTTATTCACGTAAACCCTTATTTGGTTACAAAGTAGTTGCCGTTTCATCGATTTTGATTGCAGTAGTTAGCGGTATCGTTTGGGTACACCACATGTACGTCAGTGGTACACCAGGCTGGCTGCGGTTGATTTTCATGTTGACGACGATGTTTGTATCTGTCCCCACAGGAATTAAAGTATTTGCTTGGGTGGCAACTATTTGGGGCGGTAAACTGCGGCTAAATACCCCCATGCTGTTTGCCTTGGGTGCATTAATCATGTTTGTCTTCGCCGGCATCACAGGCATTATGCTTTCTTCCGTGCCGGTTGATGTCCACGTTAACAATACCTACTTTGTAGTCGGACACTTCCACTACGTCCTCTACGGCACTGTGACGATGGGCTTGTATGCTGCCATTTATCATTGGTTCCCCAAAATGACTGGTCGGATGTACTCTGAAAGCTGGGGTAAAATCCACTTTTGGTTAGCATTCATTGGCACTAACCTCAACTTTTTGCCTATGCATCCTTTGGGATTGCAAGGGATGTTACGCCGAGTTGCTTCCTACGCCCCAGAGTATCAATTCTGGAATATCATTGCTAGCTTGGGCGGATTTCTCTTAGGAATGTCCACCTTGCCCTTCATCTTCAACATGGTGATTTCTTGGATGCAAGGCGAGAAAGCACCCAATAATCCTTGGCGGGCAATTGGATTGGAGTGGTTAGTTTCTTCACCCCCCCCAGTAGAAAACTTTGAAGAGATTCCCATCATCATCTCTGAACCCTACGGCTACGGTAAATCGGAACCCTTGACGGCTAACCTCTCAGAATAA
- a CDS encoding CheR family methyltransferase, producing MTLPKPTLEDIEIHLLLEGVYQYYGYDFRDYALSSLKRRIQSFMQLEGLANISALQERLLHNRAYLERFLLALTVNVTSMFRDPSFYNTFRNQVVPFLQTYPFIRIWHAGCSTGEEVYSLAILLQEEGLYHRCRIYATDTNEKVLQSARTGIFSIKLMQEYTQLYLKAGGKKSFSEYYTAAYDNAIFRASLRENVVFAQHNLATDSSFNEFNVILCRNVLIYFNQVLQKRVHELFYNSLCTFGILGLGKQESIRFTSYEQHYEEIVKGEKLYKKIAGA from the coding sequence ATGACTTTACCCAAACCAACCTTGGAGGATATTGAAATACATCTCCTTTTGGAAGGGGTGTATCAATACTACGGTTATGACTTCCGCGATTATGCTCTTTCCTCACTCAAGCGCCGCATTCAGAGCTTCATGCAATTAGAGGGATTAGCTAATATTTCTGCCTTGCAAGAGCGTTTACTGCACAACCGTGCTTATTTGGAACGATTTTTGCTTGCTCTGACGGTGAATGTAACATCAATGTTTCGCGATCCTAGTTTTTATAACACCTTCAGAAATCAAGTTGTTCCCTTCTTGCAAACCTATCCGTTTATTCGCATCTGGCACGCTGGATGTTCTACGGGAGAAGAAGTCTACTCATTAGCAATTCTACTACAAGAAGAAGGACTTTATCACCGTTGCCGAATATATGCAACTGATACTAACGAGAAGGTATTACAAAGTGCTAGAACTGGCATTTTTTCCATAAAACTGATGCAGGAATATACTCAGCTTTACCTGAAAGCAGGCGGCAAAAAGTCATTTTCAGAATATTATACAGCAGCTTATGATAATGCTATTTTTAGAGCATCATTACGAGAAAACGTTGTGTTTGCCCAGCATAATTTAGCAACTGACAGTTCTTTTAATGAGTTTAATGTCATTCTTTGCCGTAACGTCCTGATATATTTCAATCAGGTACTTCAAAAGCGGGTACACGAACTGTTTTATAATAGCCTTTGTACCTTTGGTATTTTGGGTTTAGGAAAACAAGAATCCATCAGGTTCACCTCTTATGAACAGCACTATGAAGAGATAGTCAAAGGAGAGAAACTATATAAAAAAATAGCTGGGGCTTAA